Part of the Woronichinia naegeliana WA131 genome, CAAAGAGATAATATCAATATTAAAAAACAGGCCAAACGCCATCTTGATTATGACCATGACTTAGATTTATCCTGGCAAAATTTACAACAATCCGATCAGAGTATCGAATGGTTTGATGCTCAAAAGCAACTCTTAGGGCGATCGGGAAAAATCTCGATTGCCAGTCCTTTGTCCCTAGGCTTTAGTACTTTGTCCCAATCTTCTCCGATTCGAGTACTACTTGTTCCTGTTTATAACAAAAAACATCCCAATAAACCGTTGATTGCCGGTTATATTCGCGTTGCAGAATCAACGGAGGAAGTGGAAGTTATTCTCCATCAATTGTTTTGGGGCTTTGGCATAGGAGAGGTGATCTCCTTAATCTTGATTGGTGTTGGTGGTATGTTCTTAACTCGACAGTCCTTAAAACCATTAGAAAAAAGCTATCAACAACTTAAGCAGTTTACGGGGGATGCTTCCCATGAATTGCGGAGTCCTTTGACTGCGATTAAACTCTCAGTAGAAGTGCTACAAACTCACCCAGAACGGATTCACCCGCAGGATGTGGAGAAACTCAATAGTATTATTAGTGCCACCAATCAAATGGGGCGTTTAGTGGAAGATTTATTGCTATTAGCTCGTACCGATAACGAGTTAGATCTTATTCATCAAGATCAGGGAATCATTCCGTTGGAAGAATTACTGGAAGATGTCATTACGCTACTGGAACCTCAGGCAGAACAAAAGTCTATTTTAATTACGATCCATTGTTTAGCGAATGGCATGGTTCAGGGAGATACTTTTCAATTACAACGACTCTTTACTAATTTATTAGAGAATGCGATTAAATATACCCCGGCTCCAGGTCAAGTAGATATAACGCTACAGGCCACTGAAAAGTGGGCAACGATTACGATTCAAGATACGGGAATTGGGATTGATCCGCAGCAACTCCCCTTTATTTTTGATCGTTTTTGGCAAGCAGAACAAGCTCGATCGCCTATTCCCTCAACGACATCAACCCAAGCTCAGGGAACAGGTTTAGGATTAGCGATCGCCCAAAGTATTGTTAAAAGACATGGGGGAGAAATTACGGTGAAAAGTATGTTAGGAGAGGGAACTTGTTTTACGGTTCGGCTGCCGGTGGCCTCAACTTTTCTGAAAGCAGACTTCACTCTGAGCTTAACCAATGGCCAAATTCCGCCAAAAAACGATCGCCAATAATAGCTGCTCGAATGCGGGTTGTAAAACGGATTAGTTCCGTAATATTGTGCAGCGACAAAAGAATATAACCTAACATTTCCCGCGATCGCACTAAATGATTAAGATAGGCTCGACTAAAAGTTTGACAGGTATAACAGTTACAAGTTTCATCTAATGGCCGAAAATCTTCCCGAAAAGGGGCATTTTTTAAATTCCACCGTTCTCCTTGTACCAAAGCCGTTCCATGACGGCCAAAACGGGTCGGAATTACACAATCAAAGAGATCAATGCCAGCAGCGATCGCGATCGCCATTTCTCGATAGGTTCCCACACCCATTAAATAACGCGGCTTATGGGACGGTAATAACGGCGTTGTTGCCTGCACCACTTGATGAACTAACTCTGGAGCCTCGCCCACACTGACCCCCCCGATCGCATAGCCGGGTAAATCCAATTTAACCAGTTGTTCCACGGATTGAGCGCGTAGATCTAGATAGGTTCCCCCCTGCACAATGCCAAATAAGGCTTGATCTAGAGGTCTTTGATGAGCCAGGAGACAACGCTCCAGCCAGCGATAGGTGCGTTCCGTTGCCGCTTGTACCACTTCTCGACTAGCCTGACCCGGCGGACATTCATCAAACGCCATGATCACATCTGCACCCAGGGCATTTTGAATTTGAATAGACTTCTCTGGGGTAATTTCAATCAAGCGACCATCCCTCGGCGATCGAAAGATGACACTGTGATCAGAAATCGTTCGCAATTGACTCAAACTAAACACCTGAAATCCCCCCGAATCTGTCAACAGGGGGCCAGACCAGCCCATAAAACGATGTAGTCCCCCCGCTTGCTCCACAATGCTTTCCCCAGGTTGTAAATGGAGATGATAGGTATTTGCCAGCACCATCTGAGCATCAGTCTTGGCCAACTGCTCAGGCGTAATCCCTTTAACCGTAGCCGCCGTGCCAACGGGCATGAAACGGGGGGTTTCAACGGGGCCATGGGGAGTCTGGAAAATTCCCGCTCTGGCCTTGGTATGGGAACAATTTGCTTGACAATGATAGGAAAAATTCACGGTATAAATCAGCAGTTAATCAGCTAAACGACTCACAGGCAAAGGGATTCAAACTCTTATAATCAAGAATTGAGGAGAAGAAATTGGAAAAAAGTGTCACAGCCAATCCCTCCTGGTTCAAGAAATCCCATTATAAATTAGGCGATCGCTTTCCCAAATCAGTTCAGAATGAGCAATTCCGGCTTAAAAAAGTTTGCTATGGTGAAGGATTAGCACTTCTCAAGCCCGTTGCCCCATTTTTAACGCGATAACATGATTGCTGATTCTGCTGCGATTACATTTTCCTCCCCAACTCAGATCTCCAAAACCCTTCGCCCTGTTGCTGCTGTTTCCATCTATGGGATTGTCTTTGACTATGGTACTGACGGGACAGAGCCGCCTCGCCTTTTGGCAGTAGATAGTAAAAATGGTTATTTATTGGCCATTGATCCTCTCACCCAAAATACTCAAATTCTCAACGCTCAACATTGGCAGGAATTTGTGGGAGCAATGGGTTTGGCGATCGCCGATGATCAATTATGGTTTACCTCTGGCCAAAGTGTTTATTCCTGTTCTCTAAAAGAGGGAAACTTTTTACCCGAACGATTTGCCTGGTTAGACTATCCGGCCAGTGGGGTTGCGGTATATGAAAAAACGGTTTACATTACCTGCCAAAAAACCGGCGATATTCTGGTCTATAGCGGAGAAACAAGAGAACTGATTACCCGTTTCTACGCCCCTGGTATTGGCATGGAAAATATCACGGTCAAGGGTGAAGAATTGTGGATTTCCGATAGTTTAGAACAAACGGTATATTGTCTGGATCGGGCAACGGGCAAGATTTTATTTAGTATATTAACTCCCTTTGAATGTCCGACAGGATTGGCCTTCTATACCGATCCCAAAACGGGTCAAGAAACGCTCTATGTGGCCTATATTCAACAGGAACCTTATATTCGGGATAATCCCAACGCTGACCCGAACCATGAGTTGCTCTATCGGCCTCGTACCTTTATTCATCCCCTCTACTTTCACTACGATCCTGAACAGCATTTCACCCTGTCCAATGGCTTTTTAGTGGAAATGACCTATGCTGAGGAGTTAGCGGCCCTAGATCCCATTGAATTAAATCAGGTGGAATGGCGCATTGCCCTACCCGCAGAAACAGCCCGCCAAAAAATTCGTAGCATTGAACCGATCGGGATTCCTTTTTCAGAAATTATTGAAGAGAATGGACAGCGAATTGCCATCTTTCGCTTTGATCAATTGACAATGGATTCCCGTGCCATTTTTGGTTGGAAAGTGGTGATGGAAGTATGGAGTATTAAATATCGGATTTTGCCCAAGGATTGCGAAAATTTACCCGCTTTACCCCCAGGCTTCAGCGATCGCTATTTGGTAGATAATGACAACCTCAGTATGGACAGCGATATTATCATTCGGGCCGCTGCCGAGGCGATCGGACGAGAAACCAACTTACTCCGTAAAATGCACAGTATTCGCAACTATGTCTATGACCATCTTTCCTATGGCATCAAACCTCATATTGATACACCTGACTTAGCTTTGCGGCGTGGCGTAGGGTCTTGTGGCGAATACGTCGGCGTTCTATTAGCCCTAGCCCGTTTAAATGGCATTGCCTGTCGTACCGTTGGCCGCTATAAATGTCCAGCCTATCCCCTCACCCGTAATGTGCCGATGGAACCCGATTTTAACCATGTTTGGATGGAATTTTATCTGCCTGGCATTGGTTGGCTACCGATGGAGTCCAATCCCGACGATATGATCGAAGGTGCCCCCTATCCCACCCGCTTTTTCATGGGATTAGCTTGGTATCACGCCGAAATGTCTAAGGATGTTCCCTTTGAGGCTTTGATTAGTGAGGGGATTCCGGTCAATAAGCAACGAGTTTCCATCGGTCAATTGGCGATTAACCATGTCCAGTTCACCATTTTGGAGGAGTTAGTCCCCCAACCTCTCTAATACCAAATCCTGTTTTCAAATTTCTTTTTATTCCAGGTAGGGGCTTAGTTTCTAAGCCTTACACTCTATGGATTTGGGAACCAAACCCCTACAAAATATTAACGGTGTTTTACAAGCGGATTTGGGATAAAATTCTCAAGGAAAAAAGTGACAAGGATTAATTTCCCCATCACTTTCTGCTCAAAATGAAGCTAGATAGCCATCTTGAGAAACTACTTCCAACCTTTTGCCGCTTGGTCTAATACATAGGCCGCAACGTCTTGAATATCTTTTTCGCTAATTTGTCCTCCAAATTTAGGCATAGCAGCTTTGCCATTGGTTACTTGAGCAATGATGGCTTCGGGGGTATCCATTCCATATTTGGTCAGATCTGCTTGTTTTAACGTTTTTTGAGGATTGACCGCATTGTTCCCGCCCATGTGACAAGCAGCACATTTATTGCTAAAAATTGCGGCTCCATTGGCGAGATCGGCAGCTAGGGCAGGACGGGGTAATGCGAGTCCAACTAAGGCAACTAGTAGTACTAGGATGGCAAAAATTCTTTTCATGAGTCTCTCCTAACAAGGTTAATCGGTTTACACCTTTGCTCATCGTTAATAAAAGCTCATTTTTTGTCAAACGACATTCTGTCAAACAACTCAGATGATTTTAAAGACAAAAAGGGGCGAGCATTAACATCCCTTGATTGGCCCCCTGTTGTTTAGAATGGTTGAACGTTTAATTTTGTTCTATGAGGCTTGTTATGGCTGACCCCCTTACTCCGACGATTAGTGATCGCATTTGTAAACATATGAATGAAGATCATGCTGAGGCTGTTGTTCTTTATGCCCAGGTCTTCGGCGATCGCCCCCAAACTGAAAAGGCCCAAATGGTGGCTGTCGATCCCCAGGGAATGGATCTGAGTATTGAGGTTCAAGAAACAATGGAAATGCTCAGAATTCCCTTTGATCACGTTTTACAGGATTCGGAAGATGCCCATCAAACTCTGATTGCCATGGTCAGACAGGCCAGAACTCGGCCCTTGCAAAACGAGAAACAGGCAACGCATTGAGTTTTTTCTCCACAGTTCCACTAATTTCACCAAAATAACCCAAATTGGTAGTGATTCGGTCTTAGTGGCGGCCTGAAAAGCGGCGTTGCTAAGTGCCGATTCATTAACTTTATGCTCAATGCTTTGGCGTTCAGTCACGTTTATTAGAGAATAGAGAATATTATCACTACGGCCAATGAGCGAGATCTAACCATGAAATCTAAAATTATTGTTTTTTTACTTTTGATCACTGCCATAATAGGCTGTGGCAATGCTTCTGATGACAAAGATCAAGATCAAGATAAAACTCCCTTACCTTCTTCTAGCACTAATTATGATGATAATGGGGGTAAAAATTCTTCTCCTGATGTAAAGAATCAAGAGGAAGAAAATGATAATAACAAAGACAAGAAACACAAAGAAAAAAAGGACAAAGACGAAAAGGATAAAGATGATAACGACTAATTTGCTTTACCATGCCTAAAATTTCTAACTGTGATCACTGCTCTAGAGAGTGTAAATTAGCAAGAGATAAGTTTTGTGGCTATTAACATCGAAGTTGCAGACCAGTTCGGAAAATTGATTGCTAAAGCCGACTATGGAGCCGCGCACGTCTTTCTCACAAAAGAGGTACAGGAAGTTTACTCGCCAGTCGATGCTCTGCTGCAACAGCTAGATCGTAAATATAAATTTCACTTCGTTCTTGCTCAAACTTCTGGAGTTCGTAAGCGACGAGACCTCCAACTACTGATCCATTTTTTAACGCTGCAAGTGCGATGAAATAATGGCTACTTAGTAAACGCTTGAGATAGGTATGGCTTGGACGAGACGAGCTATACCTATCAACTTCTTCAAAAGCTTCACCGAAGACAGCCAATAATTCTTCCATAAGTGCCAAGTCTTTGGCTGAAAGCTGGCAAATACTAAATGGTTCAAAAGATATCATTAGACATCTCCATAATACTATAAAATCGACAAATATGCTATAATCATAGAAATTTAGACAGGAGTAACTATGCCTGAATACATCTATATGTGGGCTTATATTCAAAAACAGCCTCAAGAAACAAAGAGGTTGTTAGGAATAGAGTACCCAAAATTATTAGAGCTTATAACCTATGGCAAATTACTTAAAAAAGAATTTGAAGAAAGCAAAACCACACTGATTAAAGCAGGTGGTGGAAATAAACCGAAATTATCAGAGGAGGAGCAAATAGTTTTAATGCTAGTTTACTTAAGGCATTATCCGACCTTTCAGCTACTAGGAATAATGTTTGAAATAAGTGAATCGTCTGCCCATAATATATTCAATTATTGGCAGTCACTATTCGGAGAAAATTTACCAGCAAGTCTATTTGAACAACTAAAAAAGTTGCCAGAAGAAATAGAAAAAGTTAAAGAGGAGCTAATCCAACATGAACTAATAGTGGATGCGACAGAACAACCAGTAGAAAGACCTTTAGGGCAGGAGGCACAAAAACCATACTACTCAGGTAAACAAAAAAGGCATACCTCAAAAAGCCAAATAATCATTTGCCCAAAAATCAAGGAGATTGTGGATGTTGTGATAGGAGAAATAGGTTCAAAGAGCGATGTACAAATATTACGTCAAAGATTGGCTAAATTCCATCAAGAACAAGGCTTTCTAGGTGATAAAGCCTACGAGGGAGAATTCCAATTAACAACACCAAAAAAGAAACCAAAGGGGCGAGAATTAAGCAAAGAAGAAAAAGAAAGAAATAGTTGGTTATCGTCTCGACGAGTAGTGGTTGAACATATGATTCGATTGCTCAAAGTATTCAAAGTGATGCAAGAAAAATTTAGACTAAGAAAGGGAAGATATAAGTCATTAATCTCAACAGTATGTGGATTGGTGAGACTAAGGATAAATGCGCTGATATTAAGCATTATAAAATGTAGCGAATCAGGGCAGGTAATTGAGGTAAAGATGAGTCATTGTTTTTTGCCAGAATTGAATTTGGAGGTCTGAAAGCCCTGTAAACTCGTCTATGTACCAAGAAGTCTACTGAGTCTAGATTTAGCTACACTGCTTGCTAGACTAGGCTTTCCAGTTTTTGGAGATGTCTATTGGGAAAATTACTCCAGATTGTGTGTTAAGTCAATCCTGATCGCATTAACAATCTATCTTCTAAAGTCGATCGCTATTACTGTGAGTCTTGATTTCTCGGCAATATTTGTAACCTGTATCGGTTCTTCTGGCTTTGCGGTAGAAGATGTATAATAAGATACACTATATGAGGACGACATCAATGTTATTTTTTCTGGAAAATCTTCTGAATTTACCAAAAGTAAACATAAGAAATGTGATTCAAGAGGGAAAACAAGCGTTTTTAATACTGAGTTGTCAAGAGGAAGAAGTCAAATGTAATTATTGTGGTAGCTTAACGGATGAATTACATCAGACGAACAGTGTATTAGTAAGGGACTTGTCTATCTCTGGTCAAATGGTATATCTGAAAGTCCCTCGTCGTAAATTTTACTGTAAAGATTGTCAAAGGTTTTTTACAGAAAATCTAGAATTTATGGAAGCCCGTAGGAAATACACAGTGAGGTATGAAGAATATATTTATGGACGAGTAAATGTGAGCAGTGTGGAACAAGTAGGTAGAGAGGAATCTCTATCATGGGATCAAGTGAATGGAATTTACCAACGTCAATGTGAAGCTAAAAAAAAAGATTGGCAAGGAGTAAAACACCTCGGGATGGATGAAATAGCGAAACGAAAAGGTCATCAGAATTTTGTAACAGTGTTAGGAGATATAGAGAAAGGAGAATTAATAGAAGTGATAGATAGTCATCAACAAGATAAAATCATCGAAGTGCTGATGGAGAAAGAATTAGAGGTGAGGGAAGGAGTAGAACAAGTGAGTGTAGATATGTGGGGAGGATTTCCTAAAGTAATAGAAAAAGTATTTCCGAATGCAGTAATTGTAACAGATAGATTTCATGTAATGAAGGCGTTGAATGAAGAATTGAATAAAATCCGTAAACAGACAAAATTGAATGTAAAAATCAAGGGAGAAAAGTGGCTATTATTAAAAAATAAAGAAGACCTAAAAGAGGAAGAGTTAGAAAAACTAGAATTGGTGTTAAAGCAATCTGCTCGTTTGCGTAAAGCGTATGAATATAAAGAGTCATTTAGAGAGATATATGAAAAAGTAAATGATAAGGAAGAAGGAAGATTAAAATTTACAGAATGGTTAGAGAATGCAAAGAGCATTTATACAGATGTAATTAGCACAATTCGTAGGAATTTGGACTCTATTTGTAACTACTTTTTGAGTCGAACGACGAATGGGGCAATGGAAGGCATCAATAATCGTCTTAAACTAATCAAGCGTCAAGCTTATGGATTTATGAACTTTGATAATATGCGAAATCGTTTTTTAGCTTGCTTTTCATGATAAGCTTTAATTATCACTCTTTGTTCAGGAGAACCCCTGTATCTGCTTGAAATATTTCTTAATCAACCTTTCTGATACATATTTATCTCCCCAATATCCACAGCGTTTGAAAGTGTTAAAATCCATTCAATTGAAGAAATTATGTCTGTAAGTGGAATTGGAACTTGTGCTGTAAATCTACCCTCTTCGATATCTGCCACTACTTCTTCTGTAGCGATATTGCTTGGGTTAATGACCGTAATACCAATCTTGTAATCACGGAGAGCTAGCTTTAATGCCTGAGCTGCTCCTCTTAACCCAAACTTAGACGCTGTATTAGCTACCTCGATTGTTGGAGAGTTATCCAATCCTGATAGTGCGCCAATAAATATAGCTCTTGGGTTGTCAGATTTAGCAAGATTCTTGGCAAGCTGCTTGGTCAGTTCAAT contains:
- a CDS encoding transposase; this translates as MWAYIQKQPQETKRLLGIEYPKLLELITYGKLLKKEFEESKTTLIKAGGGNKPKLSEEEQIVLMLVYLRHYPTFQLLGIMFEISESSAHNIFNYWQSLFGENLPASLFEQLKKLPEEIEKVKEELIQHELIVDATEQPVERPLGQEAQKPYYSGKQKRHTSKSQIIICPKIKEIVDVVIGEIGSKSDVQILRQRLAKFHQEQGFLGDKAYEGEFQLTTPKKKPKGRELSKEEKERNSWLSSRRVVVEHMIRLLKVFKVMQEKFRLRKGRYKSLISTVCGLVRLRINALILSIIKCSESGQVIEVKMSHCFLPELNLEV
- a CDS encoding c-type cytochrome, which encodes MKRIFAILVLLVALVGLALPRPALAADLANGAAIFSNKCAACHMGGNNAVNPQKTLKQADLTKYGMDTPEAIIAQVTNGKAAMPKFGGQISEKDIQDVAAYVLDQAAKGWK
- a CDS encoding ISL3 family transposase gives rise to the protein MLFFLENLLNLPKVNIRNVIQEGKQAFLILSCQEEEVKCNYCGSLTDELHQTNSVLVRDLSISGQMVYLKVPRRKFYCKDCQRFFTENLEFMEARRKYTVRYEEYIYGRVNVSSVEQVGREESLSWDQVNGIYQRQCEAKKKDWQGVKHLGMDEIAKRKGHQNFVTVLGDIEKGELIEVIDSHQQDKIIEVLMEKELEVREGVEQVSVDMWGGFPKVIEKVFPNAVIVTDRFHVMKALNEELNKIRKQTKLNVKIKGEKWLLLKNKEDLKEEELEKLELVLKQSARLRKAYEYKESFREIYEKVNDKEEGRLKFTEWLENAKSIYTDVISTIRRNLDSICNYFLSRTTNGAMEGINNRLKLIKRQAYGFMNFDNMRNRFLACFS
- a CDS encoding transglutaminase family protein: MIADSAAITFSSPTQISKTLRPVAAVSIYGIVFDYGTDGTEPPRLLAVDSKNGYLLAIDPLTQNTQILNAQHWQEFVGAMGLAIADDQLWFTSGQSVYSCSLKEGNFLPERFAWLDYPASGVAVYEKTVYITCQKTGDILVYSGETRELITRFYAPGIGMENITVKGEELWISDSLEQTVYCLDRATGKILFSILTPFECPTGLAFYTDPKTGQETLYVAYIQQEPYIRDNPNADPNHELLYRPRTFIHPLYFHYDPEQHFTLSNGFLVEMTYAEELAALDPIELNQVEWRIALPAETARQKIRSIEPIGIPFSEIIEENGQRIAIFRFDQLTMDSRAIFGWKVVMEVWSIKYRILPKDCENLPALPPGFSDRYLVDNDNLSMDSDIIIRAAAEAIGRETNLLRKMHSIRNYVYDHLSYGIKPHIDTPDLALRRGVGSCGEYVGVLLALARLNGIACRTVGRYKCPAYPLTRNVPMEPDFNHVWMEFYLPGIGWLPMESNPDDMIEGAPYPTRFFMGLAWYHAEMSKDVPFEALISEGIPVNKQRVSIGQLAINHVQFTILEELVPQPL
- a CDS encoding DUF2470 domain-containing protein; the protein is MADPLTPTISDRICKHMNEDHAEAVVLYAQVFGDRPQTEKAQMVAVDPQGMDLSIEVQETMEMLRIPFDHVLQDSEDAHQTLIAMVRQARTRPLQNEKQATH
- a CDS encoding SDR family oxidoreductase produces the protein MESEKRKIVVVGASRGIGAAVAQHFTKKGDSVFSISRGQPIAGKWIQADISTPEGIKSIVSSISESTVDALLFMGGVWENGAFTDQYDFMTSSDQETRFVIAVNTIAPIELTKQLAKNLAKSDNPRAIFIGALSGLDNSPTIEVANTASKFGLRGAAQALKLALRDYKIGITVINPSNIATEEVVADIEEGRFTAQVPIPLTDIISSIEWILTLSNAVDIGEINMYQKG
- the tgt gene encoding tRNA guanosine(34) transglycosylase Tgt, whose amino-acid sequence is MLIYTVNFSYHCQANCSHTKARAGIFQTPHGPVETPRFMPVGTAATVKGITPEQLAKTDAQMVLANTYHLHLQPGESIVEQAGGLHRFMGWSGPLLTDSGGFQVFSLSQLRTISDHSVIFRSPRDGRLIEITPEKSIQIQNALGADVIMAFDECPPGQASREVVQAATERTYRWLERCLLAHQRPLDQALFGIVQGGTYLDLRAQSVEQLVKLDLPGYAIGGVSVGEAPELVHQVVQATTPLLPSHKPRYLMGVGTYREMAIAIAAGIDLFDCVIPTRFGRHGTALVQGERWNLKNAPFREDFRPLDETCNCYTCQTFSRAYLNHLVRSREMLGYILLSLHNITELIRFTTRIRAAIIGDRFLAEFGHWLSSE
- a CDS encoding HAMP domain-containing histidine kinase gives rise to the protein MLLLILLKPFMAWVIASNRSNSSFALSPRFQILRWQLLGAYLGIMMVINLISNILVYQFFARSLHQQVDQRLQILADSAAHSLEEIQRDNINIKKQAKRHLDYDHDLDLSWQNLQQSDQSIEWFDAQKQLLGRSGKISIASPLSLGFSTLSQSSPIRVLLVPVYNKKHPNKPLIAGYIRVAESTEEVEVILHQLFWGFGIGEVISLILIGVGGMFLTRQSLKPLEKSYQQLKQFTGDASHELRSPLTAIKLSVEVLQTHPERIHPQDVEKLNSIISATNQMGRLVEDLLLLARTDNELDLIHQDQGIIPLEELLEDVITLLEPQAEQKSILITIHCLANGMVQGDTFQLQRLFTNLLENAIKYTPAPGQVDITLQATEKWATITIQDTGIGIDPQQLPFIFDRFWQAEQARSPIPSTTSTQAQGTGLGLAIAQSIVKRHGGEITVKSMLGEGTCFTVRLPVASTFLKADFTLSLTNGQIPPKNDRQ